One part of the Rutidosis leptorrhynchoides isolate AG116_Rl617_1_P2 chromosome 1, CSIRO_AGI_Rlap_v1, whole genome shotgun sequence genome encodes these proteins:
- the LOC139904001 gene encoding uncharacterized protein — MISIASWNIRGLNRVPKQNEVKSIVEDNKLCLCAILESHVDIKRLLAASRQVMHCQVTSHVGNVKFLVSFIYANNYYIHRRLLWTELDMHKNFIGDQPWVLLGDFNTSLRLDESTARGSTMSIAMREFNDCVDSIGLSDINHTGLQYTSKQRPNLNTGILKKIDRVMANDTFLNDYANSYAIFQPYRISDHSPAILKIPSQGMVSKPKPFKFCNFVTSNAGFIDIVRNGWKLEVDGFRMFKVVKRLRALKKPLRKLSWQKGNIHQHVEKLRLELDTTQMLLDKHLDSVAHREEESRVLKLFTEAALEEEHFLKQKSKVDWL, encoded by the exons ATGATTAGTATCGCTTCTTGGAATATTAGGGGTCTCAATCGTGTCCCCAAACAAAATGAGGTGAAGAGTATTGTAGAAGATAATAAGCTATGTTTGTGTGCTATTCTTGAATCTCACGTTGATATTAAAAGACTCTTGG CTGCTTCTCGCCAAGTTATGCATTGTCAAGTTACTTCTCATGTTGGTAATGTGAAATTTTTAGTTTCGTTCATTTATGCAAATAATTACTACATCCATAGGCGTTTGTTATGGACTGAGCTAGATATGCACAAGAACTTTATTGGTGATCAACCTTGGGTGTTACTTGGTGACTTTAATACGTCACTTAGATTAGATGAATCGACTGCTAGGGGCTCTACGATGTCCATAGCTATGCGCGAATTTAATGACTGTGTGGATAGTATTGGCTTGTCTGATATTAATCATACGGGTCTCCAGTATACGTCGAAGCAAAGGCCGAATTTGAATACGGGCATTCTGAAGAAGATAGATCGTGTAATGGCCAACGATACTTTTTTGAATGACTATGCTAACTCTTATGCCATCTTTCAACCGTATCGGATTTCAGATCATAGTCCGGCAATTCTTAAAATCCCTTCGCAGGGCATGGTGAGTAAACCTAAACCGTTCAAATTTTGTAACTTTGTTACATCAAACGCTGGTTTTATTGATATTGTTCGTAATGGATGGAAGTTAGAAGTGGATGGTTTTCGAATGTTTAAAGTGGTTAAGAGGCTGCGTGCTTTGAAAAAACCACTACGAAAACTTTCTTGGCAAAAAGGTAATATTCATCAGCATGTTGAAAAGCTTCGGCTAGAGTTGGATACGACTCAGATGTTACTTGATAAACATCTTGATTCTGTTGCTCATCGTGAGGAAGAAAGTCGGGTTTTAAAATTGTTTACCGAAGCTGCTTTAGAGGAAGAGCATTTCTTGAAACAAAAATCGAAGGTTGATTGGTTATGA
- the LOC139904010 gene encoding uncharacterized protein, protein MLLLIFFDNGKLLSEINHTIIALLPKVQSPCKVTDYRPISCCNVLYKCISKIITNRLKNALDDIVSINQSAFIPGRRISDNILLTQELMKNYHIENGTPRCVFKVDIQKAYDTVDWNFLEFILGRFGFHPTMNKWIMTCVRSTSFSICVNGDLHGFFKGKRGLRQGDPLSPYLFTLVMEVLSLFLNRHVAESDKFKFHPKCEKLNIINLCFADDLFLFSSATLDSVSIISKSLDDFKNCSGLTPSIEKSTAYFANVSDGIKASFLSILLFEEGKLPVKYLGVPLVSSCLSHRDCKVLVDRVKRKIDDCKNKFLSFAGRVQLVISVISSMQLYWQFVFILSASIIKEIRMQFVYVIGDVSNVSAWFDNWSDYGPLESVISSRDIHRAELSRDAMVRDIVSSDGWRWPQAWSHRYPGLLNISPHVLSDRPDVIKWRDYYGRLQDFSVSVVWDTLRTRSIQVSWFNIVWYAQCIPLHSFLVWLLIGEHLKTHVRLKSWDISRSSNDPIVCPFCRVEPDSHDHLFFRCSYPTQVWSFVKQSMDVNLSSSDWRDCINALTLISVLRSAQNIVAKLLFAAAVYFIWQERNLRLFKKKSRSCGKLVSIIFSTVRLKLISIRWKDTTSVKVMKDAWKVS, encoded by the coding sequence ATGCTGTTATTGATTTTTTTTGATAATGGGAAACTGTTATCCGAAATCAATCATACTATTATTGCGCTTCTTCCAAAGGTGCAATCGCCTTGCAAAGTCACGGATTACAGGCCTATTTCTTGTTGCAATGTGTTGTACAAGTGTATTAGTAAGATTATTACTAACCGCCTCAAGAATGCTTTGGATGATATTGTTAGCATAAATCAGTCAGCTTTTATCCCAGGTCGTCGTATCTCAGATAACATTTTGTTGACACAAGAGCTTATGAAAAATTATCATATTGAGAATGGTACTCCGAGGTGTGTGTTTAAAGTAGACATCCAGAAAGCTTACGATACGGTTGACTGGAATTTTCTTGAGTTTATTCTGGGTCGTTTTGGTTTTCATCCGACTATGAACAAGTGGATTATGACGTGTGTTCGATCTACTTCGTTCTCCATTTGTGTCAATGGTGATTTGCATGGTTTCTTTAAAGGTAAACGTGGCCTTAGACAGGGAGATCCTTTGTCTCCTTATTTGTTCACTTTGGTTATGGAAGTCTTATCTTTGTTTCTTAATCGTCATGTTGCTGAGTCGGATAAGTTTAAGTTCCATCCAAAGTGTGAGAAGTTGAATATTATCAATTTATGTTTCGCCGATGATTTGTTCTTATTTTCTAGTGCTACGTTGGATTCTGTGAGTATTATTTCGAAGTCCCTTGATGATTTTAAGAATTGTTCTGGGTTGACTCCGAGCATCGAGAAGAGTACTGCTTATTTTGCTAATGTCTCAGATGGTATTAAGGCTTCTTTTCTTTCTATTCTTCTGTTTGAAGAAGGAAAGCTCCCGGTTAAATATTTGGGTGTCCCACTTGTCTCTTCGTGTTTATCTCATAGGGATTGTAAAGTTCTTGTTGATCGTGTAAAACGTAAGATAGATGATTGTAAAAACAAGTTTCTTTCATTTGCGGGTCGCGTTCAATTGGTCATTTCGGTTATCTCTTCGATGCAGTTGTATTGGCAATTTGTTTTTATTCTTTCTGCTTCGATTATAAAGGAAATTCGAATGCAATTTGTTTATGTTATTGGTGATGTGTCGAATGTTTCGGCCTGGTTCGATAACTGGTCTGACTATGGCCCTCTTGAGTCTGTTATTTCGAGCAGAGATATCCATAGAGCAGAGTTATCACGTGACGCTATGGTCCGAGACATTGTTTCTAGTGATGGGTGGAGGTGGCCGCAAGCATGGAGTCACCGTTATCCAGGTTTGCTTAATATATCTCCCCATGTGTTAAGTGATCGTCCAGATGTTATTAAGTGGCGCGATTATTATGGCCGATTACAAGACTTTTCTGTTTCAGTTGTATGGGATACCTTGCGTACTAGATCCATCCAAGTTTCGTGGTTCAATATTGTGTGGTATGCCCAATGTATACCTCTTCATTCTTTTCTTGTATGGCTCTTAATTGGCGAGCATCTTAAGACGCATGTTCGTCTTAAGAGTTGGGATATTAGCAGGAgtagtaatgatcctattgtttgcCCATTTTGTCGTGTTGAGCCTGACTCGCATGACCATTTATTTTTTCGATGTTCTTACCCTACTCAAGTGTGGTCGTTTGTGAAACAATCCATGGATGTTAATCTTTCTAGCTCCGATTGGCGTGATTGTATTAACGCGTTGACTCTGATTTCAGTTTTGCGATCTGCCCAAAACATTGTTGCGAAGCTTCTCTTTGCTGCGGCAGTATACTTTATATGGCAAGAGCGAAATCTCAGGTTGTTCAAGAAGAAATCAAGGTCTTGTGGTAAGTTGGTGTCGATAATATTCTCTACAGTTCGGTTAAAGCTGATTTCTATAAGGTGGAAGGATACGACAAGTGTGAAGGTTATGAAGGATGCTTGGAAGGTTTCATAA